From the Comamonas odontotermitis genome, one window contains:
- a CDS encoding C13 family peptidase, translating into MNTRSRHFSLRTSVLAACMAAACQLYAAQALPAPVPGVQAETPALVLPDGGRYYGPLKGGMLEGTGRLVWNELRRYEGAFHQGRMEGQGTLTLAYGVYQGLFKDGDLNGAGRYTSKEGEVYEGHFVDGEYDGQGVLSAPNGNRYEGRFEKGHFVHGTLTEAGGQTMTGPFKNFQADGLMEVTYPGGVVFKVEMRDGQAKGRGELQLADGKRIRADFDGSSADEGEIDYPNGDRYTGALYAAAAYGKGRMVYANGDVYEGQFAKDQPHGRGTLTFAKRGKPVQTGQWRRGKLVSAGEAGVPEDNSPEQAARNNEQALYAQNALLARQMAALQPSGGTAAQMYALFIAGDGTQEVFRREAEYVSQEFAQRYGTQGRSMLLANSRSSVARLPLATTASIERALGALGQKMNKERDLLFVYLTSHGSREHDLQLGMRGLQIPQLSARRLGELLKASGIRRQVVVVSACYSGGFIAPLQGPTTWVLTASRADRTSFGCADENDFTYFGRALFKESLPQAANLSDAFDKAKTLVEQWEAKLPAAAEELVQSAPIAGDAKPPMDQPAATVEHSEPQMAVLPAFQKDVDAWFAARSKR; encoded by the coding sequence ATGAACACCCGCTCCCGTCATTTTTCCCTTCGCACTTCCGTTTTGGCCGCGTGCATGGCGGCTGCTTGCCAGCTGTATGCTGCGCAGGCCCTGCCCGCGCCGGTACCCGGTGTGCAGGCCGAAACACCTGCCCTGGTGCTGCCCGATGGCGGCAGGTACTACGGCCCGCTCAAGGGTGGCATGCTGGAGGGTACGGGCCGGCTGGTGTGGAACGAGTTGCGGCGCTACGAAGGCGCCTTTCACCAGGGTCGTATGGAAGGGCAGGGCACGCTTACCCTGGCCTATGGCGTGTACCAGGGGCTGTTCAAGGATGGCGACCTGAACGGCGCGGGGCGCTACACCAGCAAGGAGGGCGAAGTGTACGAGGGCCACTTTGTCGATGGCGAATACGACGGGCAGGGTGTGCTCTCGGCCCCCAACGGCAACCGCTACGAAGGGCGGTTCGAGAAGGGCCATTTTGTGCATGGCACCCTGACAGAAGCAGGCGGCCAGACCATGACAGGGCCGTTCAAGAACTTCCAGGCTGATGGCCTGATGGAGGTGACCTATCCCGGAGGCGTGGTCTTCAAAGTGGAAATGCGTGACGGCCAGGCCAAGGGCAGGGGCGAGTTGCAGTTGGCCGACGGCAAACGCATCCGTGCGGATTTCGACGGCTCCAGTGCCGACGAAGGCGAGATCGACTACCCCAACGGAGATCGCTACACCGGCGCGCTCTACGCGGCGGCGGCCTATGGCAAGGGGCGCATGGTGTATGCCAATGGCGATGTGTACGAAGGCCAGTTTGCCAAAGACCAGCCGCATGGCCGCGGTACCTTGACCTTCGCCAAGAGAGGCAAGCCCGTGCAGACCGGCCAATGGCGGCGTGGCAAGCTGGTGAGCGCTGGCGAGGCCGGTGTGCCCGAAGACAACAGTCCCGAGCAGGCCGCTCGCAACAATGAGCAGGCTCTGTATGCGCAAAACGCCTTGTTGGCCCGGCAGATGGCAGCGCTGCAGCCCAGCGGTGGCACGGCTGCGCAGATGTACGCGCTCTTCATTGCGGGTGATGGCACACAGGAGGTGTTCCGCCGCGAGGCCGAATACGTCAGCCAGGAATTTGCCCAGCGTTATGGAACGCAAGGGCGCAGCATGCTGCTGGCCAATAGCCGCAGCTCCGTCGCCCGTCTGCCGCTGGCCACCACGGCCAGCATCGAACGTGCCTTGGGGGCTCTGGGCCAGAAGATGAACAAGGAGCGCGATCTGCTGTTTGTGTACCTGACCAGCCATGGCTCGCGTGAGCACGATCTGCAATTGGGCATGCGTGGCTTGCAGATCCCGCAACTCTCGGCCAGGCGTCTGGGTGAGCTCCTGAAGGCATCGGGCATCCGTCGGCAGGTGGTGGTGGTTTCGGCCTGCTATTCGGGCGGCTTCATCGCGCCGCTGCAGGGCCCCACCACCTGGGTGCTGACGGCATCACGTGCGGACCGCACATCATTTGGCTGCGCCGATGAGAACGATTTCACCTATTTTGGGCGGGCCTTGTTCAAGGAAAGCCTGCCTCAGGCGGCCAACCTGAGCGATGCCTTCGATAAGGCCAAAACCCTGGTGGAACAGTGGGAGGCCAAGCTGCCCGCTGCGGCGGAGGAGTTGGTGCAGTCTGCGCCTATTGCTGGTGATGCAAAACCGCCGATGGACCAGCCTGCTGCGACGGTGGAGCATTCCGAACCGCAGATGGCTGTGTTGCCTGCGTTTCAGAAGGATGTGGACGCCTGGTTTGCCGCGCGCAGCAAGCGGTAA
- a CDS encoding GbsR/MarR family transcriptional regulator, protein MQLSDIQKQFVLHWGEMGSLWGVNRTVAQIHALLFVHGKPLNAEQLSETLNVARSNISNSLKELQAWNLIRVTHALGDRRDYFETSVDVWELFRTIVRERKEREFDPTTRLLQSLVASPDFERESADAQDRIRATMELMDKLGAWSEEMLRLSPATLDRILTLGATVQRFVRGAPAPVDNLEASTSQP, encoded by the coding sequence ATGCAACTGTCCGACATCCAAAAACAATTTGTACTGCACTGGGGCGAGATGGGTTCGCTGTGGGGCGTGAACCGCACGGTGGCGCAGATCCATGCGCTGCTGTTTGTGCATGGCAAGCCGCTGAACGCCGAGCAACTGAGCGAAACCTTGAACGTGGCGCGGTCGAACATCAGCAACAGCCTGAAGGAATTGCAGGCCTGGAACCTGATCAGGGTTACCCACGCATTGGGCGACCGGCGCGATTACTTCGAGACCAGCGTGGATGTCTGGGAGCTTTTCCGCACCATTGTGCGCGAACGCAAGGAGCGCGAATTCGATCCGACCACCCGGCTGTTGCAGTCACTGGTGGCAAGCCCTGATTTCGAGCGCGAGAGCGCTGACGCGCAGGACCGCATCCGCGCCACCATGGAACTGATGGACAAGCTCGGGGCGTGGAGCGAAGAGATGCTGCGCCTGTCACCCGCCACGCTGGACAGGATTCTGACGCTGGGTGCCACTGTGCAGCGCTTTGTGCGCGGCGCGCCTGCCCCTGTCGACAACCTGGAGGCCAGCACCAGCCAACCCTGA
- a CDS encoding thiol-disulfide oxidoreductase DCC family protein has translation MPASASAPTQFPLTIYYDASCRMCNAEMTNLMLRNDAGRLIFVDASSADLRDAPATKDALMRAIHGVAADGRVYIGVDCLVRAYLGIGWAWVPNLVNLPGMATAARKLYPWIARNRYRLPQTPIVWVFERAMRRAAQRAATRSAACAGGTCDTDRPQH, from the coding sequence ATGCCAGCATCCGCATCTGCTCCCACACAGTTCCCGCTGACGATCTACTACGACGCCAGTTGCCGCATGTGCAATGCGGAGATGACCAACCTGATGCTGCGCAACGATGCTGGCAGGCTCATTTTTGTGGACGCGAGCAGCGCCGATCTGCGTGATGCTCCAGCCACCAAGGACGCGTTGATGCGCGCCATCCATGGCGTGGCCGCCGACGGCAGGGTCTACATCGGTGTGGACTGCCTCGTCCGCGCCTACCTGGGCATTGGCTGGGCGTGGGTGCCGAATCTGGTGAACCTGCCAGGCATGGCGACGGCTGCACGCAAGCTCTATCCCTGGATTGCACGCAATCGCTACCGCTTGCCGCAAACACCCATCGTGTGGGTGTTCGAACGCGCCATGCGCCGCGCAGCGCAACGTGCCGCCACCCGCAGCGCCGCTTGCGCTGGCGGTACATGCGATACGGATCGACCACAGCACTGA
- a CDS encoding NAD-dependent epimerase/dehydratase family protein: MSNSHPPSPPPTDQTVLLCGAQGFIGQALAAQLRLQGFHVIAASRSAQNAINYAAMRHTSDWLPHLQNVQMVINAVGSLRSQPGAGGANLETLHHIAPQALFDACAQAGVRRVLQLSALGVEGNDTDYARTKRAADAHLLRLTAQGLLDGLVVRPSIVMGARGASTQLFLNLARLPVLVLPAVMRERLIQPVVASELAEAMARLLLSPTTGVVELGGPVQLTMAAMIASLRQQAGHAAPVTITLPRFASLASARLGDAFAASPWCSASLELASHDNSCDPASMAHWLGRTPTSPAQMLAAILPVSS, translated from the coding sequence ATGAGCAACAGCCACCCCCCATCTCCTCCACCCACAGACCAGACGGTGCTGCTATGTGGTGCCCAGGGTTTTATTGGCCAGGCGCTGGCCGCGCAACTGCGCTTGCAAGGATTTCATGTCATAGCGGCCAGCAGAAGTGCGCAGAATGCTATCAATTATGCAGCAATGCGCCACACATCCGACTGGCTGCCGCACCTGCAGAACGTCCAGATGGTCATCAATGCCGTAGGGAGCCTGCGCAGCCAGCCCGGTGCCGGCGGCGCAAATCTTGAGACGCTGCACCACATCGCACCCCAGGCCCTGTTCGATGCCTGCGCGCAGGCAGGCGTGCGGCGCGTACTGCAGCTGTCCGCCCTGGGCGTGGAAGGCAACGATACCGACTATGCCCGTACCAAGCGCGCGGCCGACGCCCATCTGCTGCGGCTGACGGCGCAAGGCCTGCTCGATGGCCTCGTTGTGCGGCCCAGCATTGTCATGGGCGCGCGTGGCGCAAGCACCCAGTTGTTTCTCAATCTGGCCAGACTGCCAGTGCTGGTGCTGCCTGCGGTGATGCGAGAGCGCCTGATTCAGCCGGTCGTTGCCAGCGAACTCGCCGAGGCCATGGCGCGGCTGCTGCTGTCGCCCACCACCGGGGTGGTGGAACTCGGCGGCCCGGTACAGCTGACCATGGCTGCCATGATTGCCAGCCTGCGCCAGCAAGCCGGGCATGCGGCGCCTGTCACCATCACCCTGCCCCGCTTTGCCAGCCTTGCCAGCGCACGGCTGGGTGATGCATTTGCAGCAAGCCCCTGGTGCAGCGCATCGCTGGAACTGGCTTCGCACGACAACAGCTGCGACCCCGCCTCCATGGCGCACTGGCTGGGACGCACACCCACCTCACCGGCGCAGATGCTGGCAGCCATTCTCCCTGTAAGCAGCTAG
- the hpaR gene encoding homoprotocatechuate degradation operon regulator HpaR, producing the protein MKTSLKHRNLPSLLLQARESIMGHTRPFLRSHGLSDQQWRVLRVLGNGESLETGKVAQQAFLLGPSLTGVLSRMERDGLIERQKDPADQRRSVVSATPHGLNLARQLSKDIALHYQGLEQAFGKDQLEALYQLLDELIALEHS; encoded by the coding sequence ATGAAGACCTCACTCAAACACCGCAACCTGCCCAGCCTGCTTTTGCAGGCGCGGGAATCGATCATGGGGCATACGCGGCCATTTCTGCGCTCGCACGGGCTGTCCGATCAGCAATGGCGTGTACTGCGCGTGCTGGGCAATGGCGAATCGCTGGAAACGGGCAAAGTAGCCCAGCAAGCCTTTCTCCTCGGCCCCAGCCTGACTGGCGTGCTCAGCCGCATGGAACGCGACGGCCTGATCGAGCGCCAGAAGGACCCGGCGGACCAGCGCCGCTCAGTGGTCAGCGCGACTCCCCACGGACTGAACCTGGCTCGTCAACTCTCCAAGGATATCGCTCTGCACTACCAGGGGCTGGAGCAGGCATTTGGCAAAGACCAGCTCGAGGCGCTTTACCAACTGCTCGATGAGTTGATTGCACTGGAGCATTCATGA
- a CDS encoding fumarylacetoacetate hydrolase family protein gives MITSFPAACATVYGVLLNDRATLQRLAPQFDSAPYKAAPRAPVLYIKPRNTFAGNHAAVAIPADPGEVRIDATIGLVIGSTATRVPASKAMEHVAAYAVVSDVTLPHENYYRPAIRQRDRDGFCPMGEVVATRDFDVSQAALHIAINGQPVYERRFDQLVRPAAQLIADVTEFMTLSAGDVLLLGSGEGSPVARPGDTVRITVPGLGELCHTVILEVQP, from the coding sequence ATGATCACCAGCTTCCCCGCAGCGTGCGCCACGGTGTACGGCGTGCTACTCAACGACCGCGCCACCTTGCAGCGCCTCGCGCCCCAGTTCGACAGCGCGCCCTACAAGGCTGCGCCCCGCGCCCCGGTGCTCTACATCAAGCCGCGCAACACCTTTGCAGGCAACCACGCTGCAGTGGCCATTCCTGCCGATCCTGGCGAAGTGCGCATCGATGCCACGATCGGTCTGGTGATTGGCAGCACTGCCACCCGCGTGCCCGCAAGCAAGGCCATGGAGCATGTGGCGGCTTATGCAGTGGTGAGCGATGTCACACTGCCGCACGAGAACTACTACCGCCCCGCCATTCGTCAGCGCGACCGCGATGGCTTTTGCCCCATGGGTGAAGTGGTAGCGACCCGTGATTTTGATGTGAGTCAAGCAGCGCTGCACATCGCTATCAATGGCCAACCGGTGTACGAGCGCCGCTTTGACCAGTTGGTACGCCCGGCAGCCCAGTTGATTGCCGATGTGACGGAATTCATGACCTTGTCTGCAGGCGACGTCTTGCTGCTGGGCTCGGGCGAAGGATCTCCGGTGGCGCGTCCAGGCGATACGGTACGCATCACGGTACCCGGTCTGGGCGAGCTTTGCCACACCGTGATCCTGGAGGTGCAGCCATGA
- a CDS encoding fumarylacetoacetate hydrolase family protein produces MKHGRVVYQGQTVAVTESADGNVQLPDGSIVAEAAVQWLPPMDFGTIFALGLNYADHAKEIAFNKAPEEPLVFLKGPNALNGHRCRTRRPSDVTYMHFECELGVVIGKTCRNVKKEDAYSVVAGYVTANDYAIRDYLENYYRPNLRVKNRDGATPVGPWLVDAADIADPMHLRLRSWVNGELKQDGNTADMVHSIPSLIAHLSSMMTLNPGDLILTGTPDGVADSRVGDEIVTEIEGVGRLVNFIGGDELLSVH; encoded by the coding sequence ATGAAGCACGGGCGTGTTGTCTACCAGGGCCAGACCGTAGCCGTGACCGAAAGCGCCGATGGCAATGTGCAATTGCCGGATGGCAGCATCGTCGCAGAGGCCGCTGTGCAGTGGCTCCCCCCCATGGATTTCGGCACCATCTTCGCGCTGGGCCTGAACTACGCGGACCATGCCAAGGAAATCGCCTTTAACAAGGCCCCCGAGGAACCGCTGGTGTTCCTCAAGGGGCCGAATGCGCTCAATGGCCACCGCTGCCGCACACGCCGACCATCTGACGTCACCTATATGCACTTCGAGTGCGAACTGGGCGTGGTGATCGGCAAGACCTGCCGCAACGTCAAGAAGGAAGACGCGTACAGTGTGGTTGCCGGTTACGTCACCGCCAACGACTATGCGATCCGCGACTACCTGGAGAACTACTACCGCCCCAATCTGCGCGTCAAGAACCGCGACGGCGCAACGCCGGTGGGGCCCTGGCTGGTGGATGCGGCTGATATCGCAGACCCGATGCATCTGCGCCTGCGCAGCTGGGTCAACGGCGAGTTGAAGCAGGACGGCAACACGGCCGACATGGTGCACAGCATCCCTTCGCTGATCGCTCACCTGTCGAGCATGATGACCCTGAACCCCGGCGACCTGATCCTGACCGGAACGCCTGACGGTGTAGCCGATTCCAGGGTGGGCGACGAAATCGTGACCGAGATCGAAGGCGTTGGCCGCCTCGTGAATTTCATTGGTGGTGATGAACTGTTAAGCGTGCACTGA
- the hpaE gene encoding 5-carboxymethyl-2-hydroxymuconate semialdehyde dehydrogenase, whose amino-acid sequence MRIDHLINGKSVAGKDYFETINPATQEVLAEVASGGAAEADAAVAAAKEAFPKWANTPATERARLVRKLGDLIALHVPEIAETETNDCGQVIAQTGKQLVPRAADNFYYFAEMCTRVDGHTYPTPTHLNYTLFHPVGVCALISPWNVPFMTATWKVAPCLAFGNTAVLKMSELSPMTAARLGELALEAGIPAGVLNLVHGYGKDAGEPLVAHRDVRAVSFTGSTQTGNRIVQAASLKKFSMELGGKSPFVVFDDADFDRALDAAIFMIFSNNGERCTAGSRILVQKSIYVKFADRFAERARRITVGDPLDEKTIVGPMISQAHLAKVRHYIELGLQEGASMLCGGLDAPVVPDRVKNGNYVLPTVFAEVNNRMRIAQDEIFGPVACIIPFSDEAEAIRLANDTQYGLSSYVWTENIGKAHRVAAAIEAGMCFVNSQNVRDLRQPFGGTKASGTGREGGTWSYEVFCEPKNVAVSMGSHHIPHWGV is encoded by the coding sequence ATGCGTATTGACCATTTGATCAACGGCAAGAGCGTTGCCGGCAAAGACTATTTTGAAACCATCAACCCTGCCACGCAGGAAGTGCTGGCCGAGGTGGCCTCGGGCGGTGCCGCCGAGGCCGACGCTGCGGTAGCGGCAGCCAAGGAAGCATTTCCCAAGTGGGCGAACACGCCCGCCACAGAGCGTGCCAGGCTGGTGCGCAAACTCGGCGACCTGATCGCCCTGCATGTGCCAGAGATCGCCGAGACGGAGACCAACGACTGTGGTCAGGTGATCGCGCAGACCGGCAAGCAACTGGTGCCGCGTGCGGCCGACAACTTCTACTACTTTGCCGAAATGTGCACGCGGGTCGATGGCCACACCTACCCGACGCCTACGCATCTGAACTACACGCTCTTCCACCCGGTGGGTGTGTGTGCGCTGATCTCGCCGTGGAACGTTCCTTTCATGACGGCCACCTGGAAAGTCGCGCCATGCCTGGCTTTCGGCAACACCGCCGTGCTCAAGATGAGCGAGCTCTCGCCCATGACGGCCGCACGCCTGGGCGAGCTGGCCCTCGAAGCCGGCATTCCTGCAGGTGTGCTCAACCTGGTGCATGGCTACGGCAAAGATGCAGGCGAGCCGCTGGTGGCGCACCGCGACGTGCGGGCCGTCTCATTCACAGGATCGACGCAGACCGGCAACCGCATCGTGCAGGCCGCGAGCCTCAAGAAGTTCAGCATGGAGTTGGGCGGCAAGAGCCCCTTTGTGGTCTTCGATGACGCCGACTTTGACCGCGCACTCGATGCCGCCATCTTCATGATCTTCTCCAACAATGGCGAGCGCTGCACGGCTGGCAGCCGCATCCTGGTGCAAAAGAGCATCTATGTGAAGTTCGCCGACCGCTTCGCCGAGCGCGCCCGGCGCATTACTGTGGGCGACCCGCTCGACGAAAAAACCATCGTCGGCCCCATGATCAGCCAGGCCCATCTGGCCAAGGTACGCCATTACATCGAACTGGGCCTCCAGGAAGGCGCCAGCATGCTGTGCGGCGGCCTGGACGCGCCTGTGGTGCCAGACCGCGTGAAAAATGGCAATTACGTTTTGCCCACCGTGTTTGCCGAGGTGAACAACCGCATGCGCATTGCACAGGACGAGATCTTCGGCCCGGTAGCCTGCATCATCCCGTTCAGCGATGAAGCCGAAGCCATACGCCTGGCCAACGACACCCAGTACGGGCTCTCCAGCTATGTATGGACCGAAAACATCGGCAAGGCCCACCGTGTGGCTGCGGCCATCGAGGCAGGCATGTGCTTTGTCAACAGCCAGAACGTCCGCGACCTGCGCCAGCCGTTTGGTGGCACCAAGGCATCGGGCACGGGCCGCGAAGGCGGCACCTGGAGCTACGAGGTGTTCTGCGAACCCAAGAATGTGGCTGTCTCCATGGGTTCACACCACATTCCTCACTGGGGAGTCTGA
- a CDS encoding tripartite tricarboxylate transporter substrate binding protein has translation MQRRQFIQSAVGTIATLPAWQLARADAWPSRPVRIIVPFTPGGTTDVVTRLVSNELGKSLGQSVIVENKPGAGTVIGVDAVAKAAPDGYTFGTIANSFTANKTLIKSLPYDSARDLRPVALMGLSEHVLATHPASGLKTLADLKKAALAKPGSLSYASFGNGTSAHLSGALLCQMLGIDMVHVPYKGQGPAMADLIGGQVTVMFGNWPEFRGQIAGGKLVALGMATLQRSQFAPDVPTLAEQGAALESNSWQGLLAPAKTSDAIVQRLNQDVNLALASPAVIKTFQEGGIVSKAGSVEQFAAFIRSEEDKYARIIRAANISIG, from the coding sequence ATGCAACGCCGCCAATTCATCCAATCCGCTGTTGGCACGATTGCCACGCTACCTGCGTGGCAGCTCGCCCGCGCAGACGCCTGGCCCAGCCGCCCTGTACGCATCATCGTTCCATTCACGCCTGGAGGAACCACGGACGTGGTGACACGCCTGGTCAGCAATGAACTGGGCAAAAGCCTGGGGCAATCGGTGATTGTGGAGAACAAGCCGGGTGCAGGCACCGTGATCGGCGTGGACGCCGTAGCCAAGGCCGCGCCCGACGGCTACACCTTCGGTACCATCGCCAACAGCTTCACGGCCAACAAGACGCTGATCAAGAGCCTGCCCTACGACAGCGCCAGAGATCTGCGTCCTGTGGCGCTGATGGGGCTGTCGGAGCATGTGCTGGCCACCCATCCGGCCAGTGGGCTCAAAACCCTTGCAGACCTGAAAAAAGCGGCACTGGCCAAGCCCGGCTCGCTCAGCTACGCATCGTTTGGCAATGGTACATCTGCGCATCTGTCTGGCGCCCTGCTCTGCCAGATGCTCGGCATCGACATGGTGCATGTGCCCTACAAGGGCCAGGGCCCGGCCATGGCAGACCTGATCGGCGGACAGGTCACCGTCATGTTTGGCAACTGGCCCGAGTTCCGGGGCCAGATCGCCGGCGGCAAGCTGGTGGCATTGGGCATGGCGACCTTGCAGCGATCGCAGTTTGCACCCGATGTGCCTACCCTTGCGGAACAGGGCGCGGCGCTGGAATCCAATTCCTGGCAGGGCCTGCTGGCGCCCGCCAAGACCAGCGATGCCATCGTGCAGCGCCTGAACCAGGATGTGAACCTGGCACTGGCAAGCCCCGCCGTCATCAAGACGTTCCAGGAGGGCGGCATTGTCTCGAAGGCCGGCAGCGTGGAACAGTTTGCAGCCTTCATCCGCAGCGAGGAAGATAAATACGCCAGGATCATCCGCGCTGCCAACATCAGCATCGGCTAG
- a CDS encoding aromatic ring-opening dioxygenase subunit LigA yields MSLYAMQKFLFHLNREPEVQRRYREDREALLAGYPLTDEERDAIHHGDIGKLYVLGCNGQLLMHFAPLLGLAWADYLQAMRDGVAKYGPVRAGVYAMTTAVDEKVAGV; encoded by the coding sequence ATGAGCTTGTACGCAATGCAGAAGTTCCTCTTCCACCTGAACCGCGAACCCGAAGTGCAGCGCCGCTATCGCGAAGACCGAGAAGCGCTGCTCGCCGGCTATCCGTTGACCGACGAGGAGCGCGATGCCATCCACCACGGAGATATCGGCAAGCTGTATGTACTGGGTTGCAACGGCCAGTTGCTGATGCACTTTGCCCCCCTTTTGGGTCTGGCCTGGGCTGACTATCTGCAGGCCATGCGCGACGGAGTTGCAAAGTACGGCCCGGTACGCGCCGGCGTGTATGCGATGACAACGGCAGTGGACGAGAAAGTAGCAGGGGTTTGA
- a CDS encoding DODA-type extradiol aromatic ring-opening family dioxygenase, giving the protein MSLVFAGVCSHAPGITGRAHLADPAVKDAFHAAFHGMGAQLAAARPDAVIVIAAEHFANFFMNNMPAYAIGMAAQYEGPIEDPQWLGIEKRTIPGNPDLSRRIITEVLQTVDTAFAEEWRFDHGIMVPLHFLTPHFDTDIIPVNINCQGPPLTPLHRAWAFGEALRRACDKAPERIAIIGTGGISHWPATPDSGKINWEWDQQFMDRWCRNDKDAMLGYTDAETYRDGGQGGFEIRTFISVAAAARGPGQVLYCEPIPIFAVSCTAATMEVR; this is encoded by the coding sequence ATGAGTCTGGTTTTTGCAGGCGTATGCAGCCACGCCCCCGGGATTACCGGCCGCGCCCATCTGGCCGATCCAGCGGTGAAGGATGCGTTCCACGCCGCATTCCACGGCATGGGGGCGCAATTGGCAGCAGCCCGGCCTGATGCGGTCATCGTCATCGCGGCCGAGCATTTTGCGAACTTCTTCATGAACAACATGCCCGCCTATGCAATCGGCATGGCCGCGCAGTACGAGGGGCCAATTGAAGATCCACAGTGGCTGGGCATTGAAAAGCGCACGATCCCCGGCAACCCCGATCTGTCTCGCCGCATCATCACCGAAGTGCTGCAAACCGTGGATACCGCCTTTGCCGAAGAGTGGAGATTCGACCACGGCATCATGGTGCCGCTGCACTTTCTTACCCCACATTTCGACACGGACATCATCCCTGTCAACATCAACTGCCAGGGGCCTCCGCTGACACCGCTGCACCGCGCCTGGGCCTTTGGCGAAGCACTGCGCCGCGCCTGCGACAAGGCGCCTGAGCGCATTGCGATCATCGGTACCGGCGGCATCTCGCACTGGCCTGCCACGCCCGACTCGGGCAAGATCAACTGGGAGTGGGACCAGCAGTTCATGGATCGCTGGTGCCGCAACGACAAGGATGCCATGCTTGGCTACACCGATGCCGAAACCTACCGCGATGGAGGCCAGGGCGGCTTCGAAATCCGTACCTTCATCAGCGTGGCAGCCGCCGCACGCGGGCCGGGCCAAGTGCTCTACTGTGAGCCCATCCCCATCTTTGCGGTAAGTTGTACTGCGGCCACCATGGAGGTGCGGTGA
- a CDS encoding 5-carboxymethyl-2-hydroxymuconate Delta-isomerase, with protein MPHVVVLYTGNLDQRSDMAALCRSLADTMLTVHAEDGSQVFPTGGTRVLAYPAPHFAVADGGAAGKAAGGDGDYHFAYINLRMGKGRSNAVKTQAGDALLACAKAHFATLLDERHMGLTVQVDESPGQVYDGKHSSLHPLFR; from the coding sequence ATGCCCCATGTCGTCGTGCTCTACACCGGCAATCTCGACCAACGCAGTGACATGGCGGCCCTGTGCCGCAGCCTCGCCGACACCATGCTCACCGTGCACGCCGAGGACGGCAGCCAGGTCTTCCCCACCGGCGGCACGCGTGTGCTCGCCTACCCTGCACCGCACTTTGCCGTAGCCGATGGCGGTGCGGCGGGCAAGGCGGCAGGCGGCGATGGCGACTACCACTTTGCCTACATCAACCTGCGCATGGGCAAGGGGCGATCAAACGCTGTCAAGACCCAAGCAGGCGACGCGCTGCTGGCCTGCGCCAAAGCACACTTTGCCACCCTGTTGGATGAACGGCACATGGGCCTGACCGTGCAGGTCGACGAAAGCCCCGGCCAGGTCTATGACGGCAAGCACAGCAGCCTGCACCCTCTTTTCAGATAG